Part of the Leptolyngbya sp. BL0902 genome, TCTTGAACCCGGTTTCCGTATCGATGGAGAACATGACGCCGGAGGTGGCCAGGTCAGACCGCACCATCTTTTGCACACCGACAGACAAGGCGACGGAAAATTCGTCGAAGCCGTCAATCCGTTCGGCGTACTGGTGGCGATAGGAAATGGCCCGGTCGGTGAACAGCGACGCAAAGCACTTGTGACAGGCTTCCACCACGCCTTTGACGCCGTGGACATTCAGGTAGGTTTCCTGCTGTCCGGCAAAGCTGGCATCGGGCAGGTCTTCAGCGGTGGCGGAGGAACGCACGGCCACGTCCAGATCGCTGGAGAACTTGCGGCACTCATCGGCATATTCGCCCTCAAACCGCTCACAAAATTCCTGATCCTGACCATAGCGTTCACACAGCCGCAGGTAGGCGCTACTAATCGCCGCCTCCAGTTCGGGAGGGAAGGGGGTGTTCATCACCATGGAGCGGGCCTGCTTACCCCGCGCCCGCAGATCCAGCACATCATCGAGATCCAGTTCGGCAAACAGTTCCCGCAGTTGGGCTTCCAGTCCGGCCTTTTCAATAAAGTAGCGATAGGCGAAGGCGGTGGTGGCAAAGCCCGTGGGCACGTTCACGCCTTGGGAGCCGAGCTGCTGAATCATTTCCCCTAGGGAAGCGTTTTTGCCGCCCACCAAAGGAATATCATCAATGCCGACTTCCTCAAACCAGAGAATAAAGGAGTTTTCCTTTGCTTGTTGACCGGAGAGGTTGCCTTCTGGACGATGAGATAGCACCATAATAAGTCTCCAAATGCAATAGGATTTGATCTGCGACGCCTAAGCCTCGCAAATCCACGAAAACACAGTCAAAGCGTAGCCGATGGCGTAGCCATGGAAGGCTGAAAAGATGTTGAGACAGCCTGGACAACGACACTGAATAACGACACCAAAAACCAGCCCAAAAGCTGTTTCCAATAGCTCTTAAGCGCCTTCGCTGGGAGGTAAAGCCATAAAATTTGCTTTACCTTCCTATCGTAGAATTTGAATTGGTCAATGTCGCTACAATGACATGGTTATTTAAGGTCTTTGTTTCAAGTCTTAATCTTTTAGAAAAGCAAATTGTTTTAGCAAAAATTATAGAAATACATCATGGCATTACAGTGAAAAACTGTGACGATGCTAGGGGGATTACGGTGGCCATGGCCAAACCTATGGGTTAAATCGGATTCCCTAGCACTCCTTCAGCGAGGCCTCCCGAAACGGCTTTGGCGAATCATGGCGCTTTTCCGTGCCGCGAATTCCTATGGGACAAACGGCGGCAGGGGTTCTTTATAATGGGGTCTCGATGGCTAGGGTGAGTTGTCCACTCTCGCCCTTAATTTGCCTTCGCCGTTCCCGTTTATCCCCGTGTCCCTATGCCCTCTCAACCGTCTGGCTCCAAACTGTCCCCCAGTGACTCCCCAATGCCAGACGCCCCGCCCCGCCAAGATAGCCTGTGGGGCAATGTGCGGGTGTTGCTAATTGCGCTGGTGGTGGCGCTGGTAGTGCGCGTGGCCATTGCCGAGCCCCGCTATATTCCCTCCAATTCTATGGATCCAACCCTGCACATTGGGGATCGATTGCTGGTGGACAAGATCAGCTATCGCTGGCAATCGCCCCACCGGGGCGACATTGTGGTGTTCAACCCGCCCGCCCAACTGGTAAAGCTGGGCTATACCCGTGATCAAGCCTTCATCAAGCGCATCATCGGTGAACCGGGCGACACCATTCAGGTGCAGGGCGGACGGGTGATTCTCAACGGTCAGCCCCTGCCGGAAACCTACATTGCCGAAGCGCCCCAGTATGAGATGCCAGCGGTAAAGATTCCCCCCGGCTATGTGTTTGTGCTGGGCGATAACCGCAACGACAGCAACGATTCCCACGTTTGGGGGCCGCTGCCCCAGCAGAATCTCATCGGCAAAGCTCGCCTGCGATTTTGGCCCTTTGACCGCCTGGGTAGCCTTGCCTAGGCGCTGCCCTCACCCTAAATCCCTCTCCCGCTGGGAGAGGGACTTTGAGCCTTTCTAGCTCCCCTCTCCAAAATTGGGAGAGGGGCTGGGGGTGTAGCTGGCTTCCCGTCAGGGTGGGCCAAAGGGACTCTGCCATCTGGCAAATTTCCATAAATCCAAGGCTTCTCCTACAGATCTCGCTCCCCTCTCCCAGGGAGGAGAGGCGCTGGGGGGGAGGGGCTTACTCCAGAGTTTCTCCCACGGCCTCAATTTGGGGCAGGGTGGGCAGGGGTTGGCCAAAATTGTTGATCAGGGGGCTGGCCTCTAGGCGCTGGCGAAATTCCTCCGCCCCAAACCGCCGCACCCGCTGTTGCAGCACTGCTATATCGACCTCACCGGGACGCACCAGCAACTGTTCCCCATCGCGAATCACCACCACTCCGGTGGCTCCGGTGGGCTGAAAGGTGACTTCTCCCTCCCAGGCAAAGATTTCTACGGGGGCTTGGGGATCCTCATCGATATTGACAAACACCGTGGTGCCGCGAATACCCGCAGCGCCCACCGGGGTTTGAATCGTCACCGGGCCGGGAGGTGTACCCTCCAGCCAGGTAATCATTTGCCCCGCCGCCAACTGAAGGGTTTGGTTGGGCCGCAGGGTCAGCGTGGCATTGCCCCCTAGCCGAAACACCAGCGTACCTAAGCCAATCTCCACCAAGGCCGGAGCTTCGGTGCGAACGGTGTCTTCATGTTGCAGGGTGGTGCCCACCTGGGCCGGGGCTTCGTCGCTCTGGGCAGGGCGCACCCACACAGGCTGATCAATAATGTCGCGGATCACAGCCGTGACGACTTGAGGGGCAGGCGCTAGCGTCTGGGTCGGCGAGGCATTGGGCGCTTCCGTCGAGGTGGGAGGCGC contains:
- the lepB gene encoding signal peptidase I, with translation MPSQPSGSKLSPSDSPMPDAPPRQDSLWGNVRVLLIALVVALVVRVAIAEPRYIPSNSMDPTLHIGDRLLVDKISYRWQSPHRGDIVVFNPPAQLVKLGYTRDQAFIKRIIGEPGDTIQVQGGRVILNGQPLPETYIAEAPQYEMPAVKIPPGYVFVLGDNRNDSNDSHVWGPLPQQNLIGKARLRFWPFDRLGSLA
- a CDS encoding FecR family protein; the encoded protein is MPSLQQRPTRLLQPLRWGLCCGFLGLALVGCRGPVAPPTSTEAPNASPTQTLAPAPQVVTAVIRDIIDQPVWVRPAQSDEAPAQVGTTLQHEDTVRTEAPALVEIGLGTLVFRLGGNATLTLRPNQTLQLAAGQMITWLEGTPPGPVTIQTPVGAAGIRGTTVFVNIDEDPQAPVEIFAWEGEVTFQPTGATGVVVIRDGEQLLVRPGEVDIAVLQQRVRRFGAEEFRQRLEASPLINNFGQPLPTLPQIEAVGETLE